TACCTTTTTTCTTAATCCTCTTCGTGAAGGGACTTATAAGTTAGGAGTAGCAAATCATTCAGAAAAATGTAAGTCTATAAATACTAATCGCAGTATTAATATTTATAGTTATGATACTACTTCTGTGACATTGAGGCTTCAGTGTAATGCAATGCCAGATACACCGTGGAAGAACAAATTCGTTTACCTCATCGACAGCCGTAAAGGTCCAGTATTATATAGTCTTATGAAGGATGGTTCTGAAGTAAAAACCTTAAATGCCCCTGATCTTTTTCTTGATCAAACAATAAATAAAAGTAAAATAGTATTTAGCAAAGATGGCAATATTTGGACGTTTGAAACTACAGATGGATTGCTCAAACAAGTTACAACAGGAGGTAATGACCGGCAGCCGGATTGGTCTCCTGATGGTACTAAGATAGCTTTTAGTCGCATTGTTGACGGTAATCACGAGGTTTTCATAATGAACAAGGATGGATCTAATCAGCAGAACATTACTAATAATGCGGCAGAGGACGTTGCGCCTGACTGGTCCCCGGACGGGCTTAAAATAGCATTTACCAGTGACCGTGATGGTGATAAAGAGATATTTGTTACTTATCCCAGGACAAATAAAATTCGACAGTTAACGGATAATACTCGTACCGATCATTCTGCTTCGTGGTCG
The sequence above is a segment of the Fodinibius salinus genome. Coding sequences within it:
- a CDS encoding TolB family protein, coding for MKKLIQPFGLLAVLLLLVAGWGYNICSNMEVYHSRTGIAKITVSVQTHKTGVSSQKRKLTTTFFLNPLREGTYKLGVANHSEKCKSINTNRSINIYSYDTTSVTLRLQCNAMPDTPWKNKFVYLIDSRKGPVLYSLMKDGSEVKTLNAPDLFLDQTINKSKIVFSKDGNIWTFETTDGLLKQVTTGGNDRQPDWSPDGTKIAFSRIVDGNHEVFIMNKDGSNQQNITNNAAEDVAPDWSPDGLKIAFTSDRDGDKEIFVTYPRTNKIRQLTDNTRTDHSASWSPDGRKIMLIGEGWMGMEHIYLAGFNGRITKQLTSFPHSLLRDVILPNFMTPDDIKHSKESLLNSGDIPPFRTPKTEAIAQLVDM